From the genome of Halictus rubicundus isolate RS-2024b chromosome 2, iyHalRubi1_principal, whole genome shotgun sequence, one region includes:
- the LOC143364111 gene encoding uncharacterized protein LOC143364111 isoform X3: MDGAHKRRNKKPRNMEPEYRTENTTKPENTTENTTESENTTENTTEPEDTTELEDTIEPENTTENTTEPEKEIISQTPEKNLMYYFNRFSLPWSLTGH, from the exons ATGGATGGAGCACACAAACGTA GAAATAAAAAGCCACGAAATATGGAACCAGAATATAGAACGGAAAATACAACTAAACCAGAAAATACAACGGAAAATACAACTGAATCAGAAAATACAACGGAAAATACAACTGAACCAGAAGATACAACAGAACTAGAGGATACAATCGAACCGGAAAATACAACTGAAAATACAACCGAAccagaaaaagaaataatatcacAAACTCCTGAGAAAAACTTGATGTACTATTTTAACAGATTTAG TTTGCCTTGGAGCCTGACGGGTCATTGA
- the LOC143364111 gene encoding uncharacterized protein LOC143364111 isoform X1 produces MDGAHKRRNKKPRNMEPEYRTENTTKPENTTENTTESENTTENTTEPEDTTELEDTIEPENTTENTTEPEKEIISQTPEKNLMYYFNRFRYYHYVVAEKVETAIGVLCLMIIKVYFFLTGQQQFALEPDGSLNTMNMDMIDDDDY; encoded by the exons ATGGATGGAGCACACAAACGTA GAAATAAAAAGCCACGAAATATGGAACCAGAATATAGAACGGAAAATACAACTAAACCAGAAAATACAACGGAAAATACAACTGAATCAGAAAATACAACGGAAAATACAACTGAACCAGAAGATACAACAGAACTAGAGGATACAATCGAACCGGAAAATACAACTGAAAATACAACCGAAccagaaaaagaaataatatcacAAACTCCTGAGAAAAACTTGATGTACTATTTTAACAGATTTAGGTACTATCATTACGTCGTCGCAGAAAAAGTGGAAACTGCAATCGGAGTTTTATGTCTTATGATAATAAAAGTATACTTTTTCTTGACTGGTCAACAACAGTTTGCCTTGGAGCCTGACGGGTCATTGAACACAATGAATATGGACATGATTGATGATGATGATTATTAA
- the LOC143364111 gene encoding uncharacterized protein LOC143364111 isoform X2 has translation MDGAHKRKYRTENTTKPENTTENTTESENTTENTTEPEDTTELEDTIEPENTTENTTEPEKEIISQTPEKNLMYYFNRFRYYHYVVAEKVETAIGVLCLMIIKVYFFLTGQQQFALEPDGSLNTMNMDMIDDDDY, from the exons ATGGATGGAGCACACAAACGTA AATATAGAACGGAAAATACAACTAAACCAGAAAATACAACGGAAAATACAACTGAATCAGAAAATACAACGGAAAATACAACTGAACCAGAAGATACAACAGAACTAGAGGATACAATCGAACCGGAAAATACAACTGAAAATACAACCGAAccagaaaaagaaataatatcacAAACTCCTGAGAAAAACTTGATGTACTATTTTAACAGATTTAGGTACTATCATTACGTCGTCGCAGAAAAAGTGGAAACTGCAATCGGAGTTTTATGTCTTATGATAATAAAAGTATACTTTTTCTTGACTGGTCAACAACAGTTTGCCTTGGAGCCTGACGGGTCATTGAACACAATGAATATGGACATGATTGATGATGATGATTATTAA